One segment of Gammaproteobacteria bacterium DNA contains the following:
- a CDS encoding lipoprotein signal peptidase, whose product MIKPWIWLSLLVIVLDQATKYLAETLLVMHQPVPVIPFFNLMLTYNTGAAFSFLADAGGWQRWFFLGLGMLVSIGLVIWLTRLKPQEKWLAVALALILGGAIGNLIDRAWLGQVIDFIQIYYDRWYWPAFNIADSAITAGAVLLIVESLWLRPSKT is encoded by the coding sequence ATGATCAAACCCTGGATCTGGCTGAGCCTGCTGGTCATCGTCCTTGACCAGGCCACCAAATACCTTGCGGAGACGCTGCTGGTGATGCATCAGCCAGTACCCGTGATACCCTTTTTCAACTTGATGCTGACTTACAATACCGGTGCGGCTTTCAGCTTCCTGGCTGACGCAGGCGGTTGGCAACGTTGGTTCTTTTTGGGACTGGGTATGTTGGTCAGCATTGGGTTGGTAATTTGGCTGACGAGGCTTAAACCGCAGGAAAAATGGCTAGCAGTCGCACTTGCGCTGATTCTAGGCGGCGCGATTGGCAATCTGATTGACCGGGCTTGGCTGGGCCAGGTGATTGATTTTATCCAGATCTACTATGACCGCTGGTACTGGCCCGCCTTTAATATCGCCGATTCCGCCATTACCGCTGGCGCAGTGCTGCTGATCGTAGAAAGTCTCTGGCTGCGGCCCTCCAAAACCTGA
- the pyk gene encoding pyruvate kinase: MSKVMKFSKIVATLGPSSHNADTIESLLREGVDVIRLNFSHGNHEDHALSVQMVREAARKLNRHVAIFQDLQGPKIRLGQLDGEFLEVAAGETLVLTTNDVTGGVHDGVKKVAIDHRTLHEEVHPGDRVLIDDGLFEVTVDRIEGQEIFTCVVNGGRLKPRKGVNLPNVKLKISAMTDKDRGDLQFAYDHELDYVALSFVRDADDVKELINVMLTTHGRKIPIIAKIEKPEAFRSSAGIIAVADAIMVARGDLGVETSPQEVPLMQKTLIRQCNIAGKPVITATQMLESMINNPRPTRAEANDVANAIMDGTDAVMLSAETAMGQYPVDAVRMMKNIALNVEASEIFKTLMRKNVLTQEELLANACLRIEDAVHFATMDLADKVCARYLVGFTNSGSSLLGLAKFRPSMPLIAFSPKPATLRRLALVWGVEPLQLGAVVTSVDDLLSSATEFLLNKGMVQEGEIVVFTAGVPVGVSGGANMIKVVKVERGD; the protein is encoded by the coding sequence ATGTCCAAAGTTATGAAATTCAGCAAGATTGTTGCGACGCTGGGGCCGAGTTCCCACAACGCAGACACCATCGAGTCCCTGTTGCGGGAAGGCGTGGATGTGATCCGGTTGAACTTCTCGCACGGCAATCATGAAGACCATGCGCTATCTGTCCAGATGGTGCGGGAGGCTGCGCGGAAGCTGAACCGGCATGTGGCGATTTTCCAGGATTTGCAAGGTCCGAAGATTCGCTTGGGTCAGTTGGATGGGGAGTTTCTAGAGGTCGCTGCCGGCGAGACTCTGGTGTTGACGACCAACGATGTGACGGGCGGCGTCCACGATGGCGTTAAGAAAGTCGCCATTGATCACCGCACTCTGCATGAAGAAGTACACCCCGGCGACCGTGTGCTGATTGACGATGGCTTGTTTGAAGTTACGGTTGATCGCATTGAGGGACAGGAAATTTTCACCTGCGTGGTTAACGGCGGACGACTGAAGCCGCGCAAGGGCGTCAATCTGCCGAACGTCAAGTTGAAAATTTCGGCGATGACCGACAAGGATCGCGGCGATTTGCAGTTTGCCTACGACCACGAACTGGATTACGTGGCGTTGTCGTTTGTGCGCGACGCTGACGATGTCAAGGAACTAATCAACGTCATGCTCACCACGCATGGCCGCAAGATTCCGATCATCGCCAAGATTGAGAAGCCGGAAGCCTTCCGGTCCAGTGCGGGCATTATTGCCGTTGCGGACGCGATCATGGTGGCGCGTGGCGATCTGGGCGTGGAAACTTCGCCACAGGAAGTGCCGTTGATGCAGAAGACGTTGATTCGTCAATGCAACATTGCCGGCAAGCCGGTGATCACGGCAACGCAGATGCTGGAATCGATGATCAACAACCCGCGACCGACCCGCGCCGAGGCGAACGATGTCGCCAACGCGATCATGGACGGCACGGATGCGGTCATGCTGTCGGCGGAAACGGCGATGGGTCAGTATCCAGTGGACGCGGTGCGGATGATGAAGAACATTGCGCTTAACGTCGAGGCCAGCGAGATTTTCAAAACCCTGATGCGCAAGAATGTGCTGACCCAGGAGGAATTGCTGGCTAACGCCTGTCTGCGTATCGAGGATGCGGTGCATTTCGCGACGATGGACCTGGCCGACAAGGTGTGTGCCCGTTACCTGGTCGGTTTCACCAACAGTGGGTCGAGTCTGCTGGGACTGGCCAAATTCCGGCCTTCAATGCCGCTGATCGCGTTCAGTCCGAAGCCGGCGACTTTGCGACGATTAGCATTAGTCTGGGGCGTGGAGCCGTTGCAACTAGGCGCGGTCGTGACCTCGGTGGATGATTTATTGAGTTCAGCGACCGAGTTTCTGTTGAACAAGGGTATGGTTCAGGAAGGGGAAATCGTGGTGTTCACCGCCGGGGTGCCGGTGGGCGTATCCGGTGGGGCGAATATGATCAAGGTGGTCAAGGTGGAGCGGGGCGATTGA
- the pgi gene encoding glucose-6-phosphate isomerase, translated as MSVPSNLPVWQELQAHHDAIANLHLRDLFAADPGRFTTFSRRFGDLLVDFSKHRITGETLGLLTELARQAQLPVWIERMFSGEIINHTEKRAVLHVALRNRSNRPILVKGQDVMPGVNEVLEHMRKFSEQIRRGKWRGHTGKRIRDVVNIGIGGSDLGPKMVCQALEPYGDPTLRMHFVSNVDGAHISHVLADCDPESTLFIVASKTFTTQETMTNAHTARAWLVRELGDESAVAKHFVAVSTNAEGVSKFGIDTANMFEFWDWVGGRYSLWSAIGLPIIVYLGMENFLELQDGAHEMDEHFRTAPLEENLPVILGMLGVWYIDFFGADSQVTLVYDDYLRSLPDYLQQLDMESNGKSIDREGQTVQVNTGPILWGGLGNNGQHAFYQLLHQGTHLVPADFLAPAHSPNPIGDHHPILLANCLAQAEALMVGKTEAQARAELEKQGLSGEALEQLLPYKVFPGNRPSTSLFYRRLTPKVLGSLLALYEHKVFTQGVIWNINSFDQWGVELGKQLANAILPELKGERPVAGHDASTVGLIEFCRTPD; from the coding sequence ATGTCTGTTCCCAGCAACCTGCCGGTTTGGCAAGAACTGCAAGCCCATCATGATGCGATCGCCAACCTGCATCTACGCGATCTGTTCGCTGCCGATCCCGGACGTTTCACCACTTTCTCCCGACGATTCGGCGACTTGCTGGTCGATTTCTCCAAGCACCGCATAACGGGGGAGACGCTTGGTTTGTTGACTGAACTGGCCCGTCAGGCGCAGTTGCCGGTCTGGATCGAGCGGATGTTCAGCGGTGAGATCATTAATCACACCGAAAAGCGGGCGGTGCTGCATGTCGCGCTACGCAATCGCAGTAATCGACCCATTCTGGTCAAGGGTCAGGACGTCATGCCGGGCGTCAATGAAGTTCTGGAGCACATGCGCAAGTTCTCCGAGCAGATTCGCCGGGGCAAATGGCGTGGCCATACCGGCAAGCGCATTCGCGACGTGGTCAATATCGGTATCGGCGGTTCCGATCTGGGGCCGAAAATGGTGTGTCAGGCGCTGGAGCCTTATGGCGACCCGACCTTGCGGATGCACTTTGTTTCCAATGTGGACGGCGCGCACATCAGTCATGTGCTGGCCGATTGCGATCCGGAAAGCACCCTGTTCATCGTCGCTTCCAAGACCTTTACCACCCAGGAAACCATGACCAACGCCCATACCGCACGGGCCTGGCTGGTGCGTGAACTGGGTGATGAATCGGCGGTGGCCAAGCATTTCGTGGCCGTGTCCACCAACGCGGAAGGCGTCAGCAAGTTCGGCATTGATACCGCCAACATGTTCGAGTTCTGGGACTGGGTCGGCGGGCGTTATTCGCTATGGTCGGCGATTGGCCTGCCGATCATTGTGTATCTGGGCATGGAGAATTTCCTGGAATTGCAGGACGGCGCACATGAAATGGACGAGCATTTCCGCACCGCGCCGCTGGAGGAAAACCTGCCGGTGATTTTGGGCATGCTCGGCGTCTGGTATATCGACTTTTTCGGCGCGGATAGCCAGGTGACGCTGGTTTATGATGATTACCTGCGCTCCTTGCCAGATTATCTGCAACAACTGGATATGGAGAGCAATGGCAAGAGCATTGACCGGGAAGGCCAGACTGTGCAGGTCAACACCGGCCCGATTCTGTGGGGCGGTCTGGGAAATAATGGTCAACATGCGTTCTATCAGTTGCTGCACCAGGGCACGCACCTGGTCCCGGCGGATTTCCTGGCCCCGGCGCACAGTCCGAATCCGATTGGCGATCATCACCCGATTCTGCTGGCCAACTGTCTGGCGCAAGCCGAGGCGCTGATGGTCGGCAAGACCGAGGCGCAGGCCCGGGCGGAACTGGAGAAGCAGGGCCTGAGCGGCGAGGCGCTGGAGCAATTGCTACCGTACAAGGTGTTCCCTGGCAACCGGCCCAGCACCAGCCTGTTCTATCGTCGCCTGACCCCGAAAGTGCTCGGTTCCCTGCTGGCGCTGTATGAACATAAGGTCTTTACCCAGGGCGTGATCTGGAATATCAATTCCTTCGATCAGTGGGGCGTGGAGCTGGGCAAGCAATTGGCCAATGCGATCCTGCCGGAATTGAAGGGCGAACGACCGGTCGCTGGGCATGATGCGTCGACCGTGGGGTTGATCGAATTCTGTCGCACGCCGGATTGA
- a CDS encoding DUF4214 domain-containing protein, producing the protein MVDIAPPEIDVDLLMRRVREDAERFRRGLPLQNGLPMAFATPSNATFNLPRLSETASELAFKARYTLDELLDRHDEDFLRTAYRVLLGRMPDASGLQSFLGGLRAGRLSKIDILGRLRFSQEGRQRRIPVQGLLLPWLAQTAYRLPVLGYILAWLNYLARLPRLVGHWSRFEAFVMFRQQEQTARLNDLLAQLETELRTTRQRLAVCEMRLQQWEQSSRDPRSKDKG; encoded by the coding sequence ATGGTGGATATAGCCCCTCCAGAAATTGACGTGGACCTGCTCATGCGCCGGGTGCGCGAGGACGCTGAACGCTTTCGGCGAGGGTTGCCCCTGCAAAACGGCCTCCCGATGGCTTTCGCGACTCCATCAAACGCCACCTTTAACCTGCCTCGCCTGTCTGAAACCGCCAGCGAATTGGCGTTCAAGGCTCGTTATACGCTGGATGAATTGCTTGACCGTCACGATGAGGATTTTCTCCGCACAGCCTACCGGGTTCTGCTGGGCCGTATGCCCGACGCCAGCGGCCTGCAAAGTTTTCTGGGAGGCTTGCGCGCCGGTCGTCTTTCCAAGATTGACATTCTCGGACGATTGCGTTTTTCCCAGGAAGGCCGACAACGCAGGATTCCCGTGCAGGGACTATTGTTACCTTGGCTGGCACAGACCGCCTACCGTCTGCCGGTGCTGGGTTATATTTTGGCGTGGTTGAATTACCTGGCGCGTCTGCCTCGTCTCGTAGGTCACTGGAGCCGCTTCGAAGCGTTTGTCATGTTCCGCCAGCAGGAACAAACGGCCCGACTCAACGACCTGCTGGCGCAATTGGAAACCGAATTGCGGACTACGCGGCAACGGTTGGCCGTCTGTGAAATGCGACTACAACAGTGGGAGCAATCCAGCCGTGATCCTCGATCCAAAGATAAAGGGTGA
- a CDS encoding glycosyltransferase, with the protein MSSKRRTLALVIPWFGHNLKGGAEQQAWQIATRLAARGHQVEALTTCCRSFLNDWAENHLPAGETIEDGVTIRRFPVDRRDHVRFERLNAELLALPRDCLKPGVPPVEPEWGAIWTHENIHSQALYRYLDQQRATDTVFLFIPYLYGPTLTGLPQVADRAWLQPCLHDEAYAYLPEVSYVFHQARGLLFNSAGEQQLAARLYGPHVWARSLVTGEGIEFADIADDHRASLPESLHSQPFLLCLGRRDPEKGVERLIDAFHRFQAAQLASPLALALAGPGVRDYGDPTAGVIDLGLVDESTKAALLQGCRLLCQPSTNESFSRVLFEAWYCGKPVIVHRDCLATALAVRDADGGWLAGSTKEWSELLADLATLPETELAARGERGRQYALTHCDWERVIDRYEQALGLIASDARSAVSLASGALSRQPAIHQLLPNLSYGDAISNQAMQLRDELRTQGYRSDILVRFIDPRVAGECQRYTEGDLAPEDGLFYHHSIGSELTPVAVAHSGPKCLIYHNITPAEFLTPYRPDLARLLREGREALWRLVPAFSYSVGDSHYNAEELALFGFSEPGVLPLVIDPGHWRVPADPALMRQLQDGQRNLLFVGRYAPNKCQHQLIEAFTHYLRMDPQARLILIGGGEPEDPYAHYLQSMINALGLREQIVLPGQINDAELQAYYRTAHLFWSMSEHEGFCVPLIEAMWFDAPILAFHSSAIPETLAGSGVLFTDKGDLAAVAMLAQQLAGDDALRSTVLEKQRQRRWAFAPEAIRPRLIELLAGLAPADTGCAHA; encoded by the coding sequence ATGTCTTCCAAGCGGCGCACGCTCGCGCTGGTGATCCCCTGGTTTGGCCATAACCTCAAGGGCGGCGCCGAGCAACAAGCCTGGCAGATCGCCACCCGGCTCGCGGCGCGCGGTCATCAGGTCGAGGCATTGACGACTTGTTGTCGCTCGTTTCTCAATGACTGGGCGGAAAACCATCTGCCGGCTGGCGAGACGATTGAGGATGGCGTAACCATTCGTCGTTTTCCAGTAGATCGACGCGACCATGTCCGCTTCGAACGCCTGAATGCAGAGCTGCTGGCCTTGCCTCGTGACTGTCTCAAACCCGGTGTACCTCCAGTCGAACCGGAATGGGGCGCTATCTGGACGCACGAGAACATTCACTCCCAGGCGCTCTACCGTTACTTGGACCAGCAGCGCGCCACTGACACCGTTTTCCTGTTCATCCCGTATCTATACGGCCCAACGCTGACCGGCTTACCCCAAGTCGCCGACCGGGCCTGGCTGCAACCCTGTTTGCATGATGAAGCGTATGCCTATTTACCCGAAGTAAGTTACGTTTTTCATCAGGCGCGTGGCCTGCTATTTAACTCGGCGGGAGAACAGCAACTGGCGGCGCGGTTATATGGCCCCCACGTCTGGGCCAGGAGTCTGGTGACGGGCGAAGGCATTGAGTTTGCCGACATCGCCGATGATCATCGCGCGTCGCTGCCGGAATCCTTGCACAGCCAGCCCTTTCTGCTGTGCCTGGGGCGGCGCGATCCCGAGAAGGGCGTCGAACGCCTGATAGACGCTTTTCACCGTTTCCAGGCGGCGCAACTGGCAAGTCCCCTCGCTTTGGCGCTGGCCGGTCCCGGAGTCCGTGATTATGGCGATCCGACGGCTGGCGTCATTGATCTCGGTCTGGTCGACGAATCAACCAAGGCCGCGCTACTGCAAGGTTGCCGTCTGCTGTGTCAGCCCAGCACGAACGAAAGTTTTTCCCGGGTGCTGTTCGAGGCTTGGTACTGCGGCAAGCCGGTCATCGTGCACCGTGATTGCCTGGCGACCGCGTTGGCCGTGCGCGATGCCGATGGAGGTTGGCTGGCGGGTTCAACGAAAGAGTGGAGCGAACTGCTGGCCGATTTGGCGACATTGCCGGAAACCGAACTAGCCGCACGGGGTGAGCGCGGACGGCAATACGCCTTGACGCACTGTGACTGGGAACGAGTGATCGACCGTTATGAACAGGCGCTGGGCCTGATTGCGAGCGATGCCCGGTCAGCGGTTTCTCTTGCATCTGGTGCGTTGTCCCGGCAACCCGCAATTCATCAGCTCTTGCCCAATTTGTCCTACGGCGACGCCATTTCCAACCAGGCCATGCAGTTACGCGACGAATTACGCACTCAGGGCTACCGTTCAGATATCCTGGTTCGTTTCATCGATCCCCGTGTGGCTGGAGAATGTCAGCGTTACACAGAGGGCGATCTCGCTCCAGAGGATGGCTTGTTCTATCACCATTCCATTGGTAGTGAGCTAACCCCCGTCGCTGTGGCGCATTCCGGCCCAAAGTGCCTGATCTATCATAATATTACACCCGCCGAATTTCTTACTCCCTATCGTCCTGATCTCGCCAGGCTGCTGCGTGAAGGACGCGAAGCGCTTTGGCGACTGGTTCCGGCGTTTTCTTATTCAGTGGGCGATTCCCATTACAATGCCGAAGAACTGGCTTTATTCGGCTTTTCCGAACCGGGGGTATTGCCGCTGGTAATCGATCCGGGCCACTGGCGAGTTCCTGCCGACCCGGCGCTCATGCGCCAACTTCAGGATGGCCAGCGCAATCTGCTGTTCGTTGGCCGTTACGCGCCTAACAAATGCCAGCACCAATTGATTGAAGCTTTTACCCATTACCTCAGGATGGACCCCCAGGCCCGGTTGATTCTGATCGGCGGCGGCGAACCGGAAGATCCTTATGCGCACTATCTGCAATCGATGATCAATGCCCTGGGCTTACGCGAACAGATCGTGTTGCCGGGTCAGATCAATGATGCCGAACTCCAAGCCTATTATCGGACTGCGCACCTGTTCTGGAGTATGAGCGAGCATGAGGGTTTTTGTGTGCCGCTGATTGAAGCGATGTGGTTCGATGCGCCCATTCTTGCCTTCCACAGCTCTGCAATTCCTGAAACGCTGGCAGGATCAGGCGTTCTGTTTACCGATAAAGGCGATTTAGCGGCAGTCGCAATGCTGGCCCAACAACTGGCTGGCGACGACGCGCTCAGATCGACGGTGCTGGAAAAACAGCGCCAGCGCCGCTGGGCTTTCGCGCCCGAAGCCATTCGTCCGCGCCTGATCGAACTGCTGGCGGGTTTAGCGCCTGCCGATACAGGATGCGCCCATGCCTAG
- a CDS encoding glycosyltransferase family 4 protein, which yields MPRVAFVVQRCGREVNGGAEALTLAIARRMADYWDTEVLTTCALDYIDWKNHYPEGVEAIDGALIRRFPVAAPRDIESFNRLSDQLRTRCRDAKLEEQEHWMRAQGPWSPALFNYIEQQVNAYDAFIFFGYLYAQTWFALPKVAHKAVLAPLAHDEWAIYLNFWDRLFKLPRTFIFNTVEEREFLHQRFPDARLEGAVAGVAVDRPASIDPGRFRNEYGIDEDFLLYVGRIDPSKGCDELFDFFIRHRKQGGIPGKLALLGKPVMTIPDHPDILPLGFVTEQTKWDALAACAALIMPSPHESLSMVLLEAWSVGKPVLVNGRCAVLVGQCRRAHGGLWYEDFAEFTRGLATLLEGRVPGVLGRQGWRFVRENYSWPVIEKIYLDTVDAMVAVNNLRSGE from the coding sequence ATGCCTAGAGTCGCCTTCGTTGTGCAGCGCTGTGGGCGCGAGGTCAATGGCGGCGCCGAGGCGCTTACACTGGCGATTGCCCGGCGAATGGCGGATTATTGGGATACCGAGGTTCTAACCACCTGCGCATTGGATTATATCGATTGGAAAAACCATTATCCGGAAGGCGTCGAAGCTATAGATGGCGCGCTAATTCGTCGTTTTCCGGTCGCCGCGCCACGCGATATCGAATCGTTCAACCGCCTGTCTGATCAATTGCGCACCCGTTGCCGGGACGCCAAACTGGAGGAACAGGAACATTGGATGCGCGCTCAGGGGCCTTGGTCGCCAGCCCTGTTCAATTATATTGAACAGCAGGTCAACGCCTATGATGCTTTCATCTTCTTTGGCTATCTTTATGCGCAAACCTGGTTTGCCTTGCCCAAGGTCGCTCATAAAGCGGTTCTCGCCCCATTGGCCCATGACGAGTGGGCCATTTATCTGAACTTCTGGGACCGCTTGTTCAAACTCCCACGAACTTTCATCTTTAATACGGTAGAAGAGCGTGAATTTCTGCATCAGCGCTTTCCTGACGCTCGTCTGGAGGGAGCGGTAGCCGGGGTGGCGGTCGACCGTCCAGCGAGCATCGACCCAGGCCGTTTTCGTAATGAATATGGCATCGATGAGGATTTTTTGCTGTATGTGGGAAGGATCGATCCCTCGAAAGGCTGCGATGAATTATTTGACTTTTTTATTCGCCATCGCAAACAGGGCGGAATACCCGGCAAGCTGGCGCTGCTTGGCAAACCGGTGATGACCATTCCCGATCATCCCGATATTCTTCCGTTAGGCTTTGTCACCGAACAGACCAAGTGGGACGCCCTGGCGGCCTGTGCAGCGCTGATTATGCCGTCGCCGCATGAGAGCTTGTCCATGGTATTGCTGGAAGCCTGGTCGGTGGGCAAGCCGGTGTTAGTGAATGGACGCTGCGCAGTGCTAGTCGGTCAGTGCCGACGCGCCCATGGCGGTCTCTGGTATGAAGATTTTGCCGAGTTCACGCGAGGACTGGCGACCCTGCTGGAAGGACGAGTTCCCGGCGTGTTGGGCCGCCAGGGCTGGCGCTTTGTCAGGGAGAATTATTCCTGGCCGGTGATCGAGAAAATCTATCTGGATACCGTCGATGCGATGGTTGCCGTAAATAATTTGCGAAGCGGAGAATGA
- a CDS encoding thiopurine S-methyltransferase, whose product MELSFWHERWERSEIGFHQQDINVHLQQFWTLLGLQPGQQVFVPLCGKSRDLLWLAGEGHPVTGVEISPIAVAAFFQENGLQPRRWREGAFEIWQQDELRIMLGDFFALEPRHLADIAGVYDRASLIALPPAMRERYVRHLDAILPTGIRTLLMALDYDQTVLSGPPFAVSEAEVRTRYEATHEIELLHIRDALSEESRWRDRGLTWLLERVYRLTHRLDGPHTAP is encoded by the coding sequence ATGGAACTTTCCTTCTGGCATGAACGCTGGGAACGCAGCGAGATCGGTTTCCACCAGCAGGACATCAATGTTCATCTTCAGCAGTTCTGGACTCTGTTGGGCCTGCAACCCGGCCAGCAAGTCTTTGTTCCCTTGTGCGGTAAAAGCCGGGATTTGCTGTGGCTGGCGGGTGAAGGTCATCCTGTGACGGGAGTGGAAATCAGTCCGATTGCTGTCGCGGCCTTTTTTCAGGAAAACGGCTTGCAACCACGCCGCTGGCGGGAAGGAGCGTTTGAGATTTGGCAACAGGACGAACTGCGGATCATGCTCGGTGATTTCTTTGCTCTAGAACCGCGGCATTTGGCCGATATCGCCGGAGTCTATGATCGCGCCTCGTTGATCGCGCTGCCACCAGCGATGCGTGAACGCTATGTTCGTCATCTCGACGCCATCCTGCCGACAGGCATTCGGACCTTGCTGATGGCGCTGGACTACGATCAAACGGTGCTGAGCGGCCCTCCCTTCGCTGTTAGCGAAGCGGAAGTGCGCACACGCTACGAAGCCACACACGAGATCGAGTTGCTCCATATCCGTGATGCGTTGTCCGAGGAATCGCGCTGGCGGGATCGCGGCCTGACCTGGCTGTTGGAGCGGGTTTATCGACTCACTCATCGCTTGGATGGTCCGCACACCGCGCCATGA
- a CDS encoding MFS transporter, with amino-acid sequence MSVATPRSPAAVVLRVFLPFAAGYFLSYLYRTINAVLSPYLVAELHLDATDLGLLTSVYFLTFAAFQLPLGMLLDRFGPRWVEAILLLFAASGAGLFALGDSAMELVIGRGLIGLGVSACLMASFKAFVLWFPPARLPVVNGWVLAAGGVGALVATAPIEAALKLTDWRGLFMLLAGLSLAVAVALLAIVPKRSSGAAAHGWREQWREMQGIFRHRRFWCIAPGAVLSQASFLAIQGLWAGPWLRDVAGLDKATAASYLFWIAAAMVGGFLGMGQLTYRLSRLGVPPLGVASGGMALFILTQLAILYSGGSLLPLWALFGFFGTSGVLNYAILSQSFPPALAGRVNTALNLLVFVAAFAGQWGMGAIINHWPVAGGGYADVGYRWAFGLVLALQAMTWGWLALDGRRTASGQQDFQNNKAYDE; translated from the coding sequence ATGAGCGTTGCAACGCCGCGTTCACCCGCCGCCGTCGTGTTGCGGGTGTTTCTGCCTTTCGCCGCGGGTTACTTTCTTTCCTACCTGTATCGCACCATTAATGCCGTGTTGTCGCCTTACTTGGTGGCGGAACTGCATCTGGATGCAACTGATCTGGGACTGCTGACCAGCGTTTATTTTCTGACCTTTGCGGCGTTTCAACTCCCGCTGGGAATGCTGCTGGATCGCTTTGGGCCGCGCTGGGTGGAAGCCATTTTGTTGCTGTTCGCCGCGAGCGGAGCGGGTTTGTTCGCGTTGGGCGATAGCGCGATGGAGTTGGTTATAGGCCGGGGCCTGATTGGTCTGGGCGTGTCCGCCTGCCTGATGGCCAGCTTCAAGGCTTTCGTCCTCTGGTTTCCACCCGCGCGCCTGCCAGTGGTCAACGGTTGGGTGCTGGCGGCGGGCGGGGTGGGCGCGCTGGTCGCCACGGCGCCGATTGAAGCAGCGCTGAAACTGACCGACTGGCGCGGCTTGTTTATGCTGTTGGCCGGTCTAAGTCTCGCGGTGGCTGTTGCCCTGCTGGCGATCGTGCCTAAGCGCAGTAGCGGCGCGGCGGCGCACGGTTGGCGGGAGCAGTGGCGCGAAATGCAGGGTATCTTTCGCCATCGCCGATTTTGGTGCATCGCGCCGGGCGCGGTGCTGTCGCAGGCGTCCTTTCTAGCGATTCAAGGGTTGTGGGCCGGGCCGTGGCTGCGCGATGTGGCGGGTCTGGATAAAGCGACAGCGGCGAGTTATCTGTTTTGGATTGCGGCGGCCATGGTCGGCGGTTTTCTCGGCATGGGGCAGTTGACCTACAGGCTGTCGCGCCTGGGCGTTCCGCCACTGGGCGTTGCCAGCGGCGGCATGGCGTTATTCATACTGACCCAGTTGGCGATTCTATACAGCGGCGGGTCGTTGCTACCGTTGTGGGCGTTGTTTGGTTTTTTCGGCACCAGCGGCGTGTTGAACTACGCGATCTTGTCGCAATCTTTCCCGCCAGCGCTGGCGGGGCGAGTGAACACTGCCTTGAATTTACTGGTCTTCGTCGCTGCGTTCGCTGGACAATGGGGTATGGGCGCCATTATCAATCACTGGCCGGTCGCTGGTGGCGGTTATGCAGATGTCGGCTATCGCTGGGCGTTTGGGTTAGTGCTGGCGTTGCAGGCGATGACCTGGGGTTGGCTGGCGCTGGACGGGCGGCGCACTGCTTCAGGTCAACAGGATTTCCAGAATAATAAGGCTTATGATGAATGA
- a CDS encoding IS110 family transposase produces the protein MKEYTNERVIKVVGIDLAKRSFHVYGVDENGQRVIRRTFNRVRLSEFMANLPACTVAMEACGSAHYWARQFREDGHEVRLIAPQFVKPFVKSNKNDAVDAEAICEAAQRPRMRLVAIKSVEQQDIQAIHRMRSLGVERRTAQVNQIRGFLLEYGIEIPQGRVAVNQRLPEILEDPENGLSERFRAELRELADELRHLDERVAHYDAQIETLAESHPQAQALMTIPGLGAKGATALVAAVGEDPRLFKNGRGLAAWLGLVPRQHSTGGRDRLLGISKRGDVYLRQLLIHGARAVLRWVERKDDPTSRWARGLKGRRHANVAAVALANKIARIAYAVMTTGQPYDAAKGALAPV, from the coding sequence ATGAAAGAGTATACCAATGAGCGCGTCATTAAGGTTGTCGGCATTGATCTGGCCAAGCGGAGTTTTCACGTTTACGGCGTGGACGAGAACGGTCAACGGGTGATCCGCAGGACCTTCAACCGGGTACGTCTGAGTGAATTCATGGCGAATCTGCCCGCCTGTACGGTGGCCATGGAAGCCTGTGGCAGTGCGCACTATTGGGCGCGGCAGTTCCGGGAGGACGGCCATGAGGTACGGTTGATCGCGCCCCAGTTCGTGAAGCCCTTTGTGAAATCCAATAAAAACGACGCCGTCGATGCCGAGGCGATTTGCGAAGCGGCCCAGCGGCCCAGGATGCGGTTGGTGGCGATCAAGAGCGTGGAACAGCAAGATATCCAGGCGATTCACCGGATGCGCAGTTTGGGGGTGGAACGCCGCACCGCCCAGGTCAATCAGATTCGCGGTTTTTTGTTGGAATACGGCATTGAAATCCCGCAGGGGCGTGTGGCGGTGAACCAGCGCCTGCCGGAGATTCTTGAGGATCCAGAGAACGGCCTCAGCGAGCGCTTCCGGGCTGAGCTACGCGAGTTGGCTGACGAACTCCGTCACTTGGATGAACGGGTTGCTCATTATGACGCCCAGATTGAGACCCTGGCGGAAAGCCATCCGCAGGCGCAAGCGTTGATGACGATCCCCGGTCTGGGCGCCAAGGGCGCGACCGCGTTGGTAGCGGCCGTCGGCGAGGATCCCCGACTCTTTAAGAACGGGCGGGGTTTGGCGGCTTGGCTGGGCCTGGTGCCGCGCCAGCACTCCACCGGTGGACGGGACCGCTTACTGGGTATCAGTAAACGGGGGGATGTCTACCTGCGGCAGTTGCTGATTCATGGCGCCCGCGCCGTGTTGCGCTGGGTCGAGCGCAAGGACGATCCGACGAGCCGCTGGGCCCGGGGACTGAAAGGCCGTCGCCATGCCAACGTGGCGGCCGTCGCGTTGGCCAACAAGATCGCCCGGATCGCCTATGCGGTGATGACGACCGGCCAGCCCTATGATGCGGCCAAAGGCGCTCTGGCTCCGGTTTGA